In one window of Frigoriglobus tundricola DNA:
- a CDS encoding aldehyde dehydrogenase family protein: MAAFRSELTTARAVQAAWARCAVADRLRPVRALRALLVERAADICAAVRADIARPRAEVLATEVLPAAAALKYLEKRAARVLAPERVSWWDQPTWLAGCRDTIHHRPWGVVGVIGTWNYPVYLNVGQIAQALVAGNAVLWKPSENVPRTAELTDELFRAAGFPEGLLQTLPATREAGPLLAETDVDHVVFTGSDAVGRKLAARLGERLVPSTLELSGCDAMFVLADANVELAAKAAWFGLTLNRGQTCIAVRRIFVSREKWTAFGAALASLARREPMGLVTPGQHEQAGRLIEDAVKRGATELANRNGEGARVAGAPTPQPPPFREGEQPTAPCSPLQSEGNRGVSSSHSPTFLLNAAPDAAICREACFAPVAAVIPFDVLETAVEMAKQSPFGLSASIFTADVAKARELAASIPSGSVVVNDVLAPTAHPATPFGGRGASGWGVTQGAEGLLAMTVPQVVTVRGGTFRPHFDEAVNPDPATEQIVHGLIRWTHARGLSEQVRGLWQMMKGIGRTARRKAAGSDAQPTASDSTGSAR, from the coding sequence ATGGCAGCATTCCGATCCGAACTGACCACCGCACGCGCCGTCCAGGCGGCGTGGGCGCGGTGCGCCGTAGCCGACCGCCTCCGGCCCGTCCGCGCCCTCCGCGCGCTCCTCGTCGAGCGGGCCGCCGACATCTGCGCCGCGGTGCGCGCCGACATCGCCCGCCCGCGCGCAGAGGTGCTTGCCACCGAAGTGCTTCCCGCTGCTGCGGCCCTCAAGTATCTGGAGAAACGGGCCGCGCGCGTGCTGGCCCCGGAGCGCGTGTCGTGGTGGGACCAGCCGACGTGGCTGGCCGGCTGCCGGGACACGATCCACCACCGCCCGTGGGGCGTGGTCGGCGTCATCGGCACATGGAACTACCCGGTGTACCTCAACGTCGGGCAGATCGCGCAAGCGCTGGTCGCGGGCAACGCCGTGCTGTGGAAGCCGAGCGAGAACGTGCCGCGCACGGCGGAACTCACGGACGAGTTGTTCCGTGCGGCGGGGTTCCCGGAGGGCCTGCTCCAAACGCTCCCCGCGACCCGCGAGGCCGGGCCGCTCCTGGCCGAAACGGACGTGGATCACGTCGTCTTCACCGGCTCGGACGCCGTCGGCCGCAAACTCGCCGCCCGCCTCGGTGAGCGCCTCGTACCCTCGACGCTGGAACTCTCCGGCTGCGACGCCATGTTCGTACTGGCCGATGCGAACGTCGAACTGGCCGCCAAAGCGGCGTGGTTCGGGCTGACGCTGAACCGCGGGCAAACCTGCATCGCGGTGCGCCGGATTTTCGTCTCACGAGAAAAGTGGACCGCGTTCGGCGCCGCGCTGGCGTCGCTCGCCCGTCGGGAGCCGATGGGACTGGTGACGCCGGGGCAGCACGAGCAGGCGGGCCGGCTGATCGAGGACGCGGTGAAGCGTGGGGCGACGGAACTGGCGAACCGCAACGGTGAAGGGGCGCGTGTCGCTGGCGCCCCCACCCCCCAACCACCTCCCTTCAGGGAGGGGGAGCAACCCACCGCGCCTTGTTCTCCCCTTCAAAGCGAAGGGAACCGGGGGGTGAGTTCCTCCCACTCCCCCACCTTCCTCCTCAACGCCGCCCCCGACGCCGCAATCTGCCGCGAGGCGTGTTTCGCGCCGGTTGCCGCGGTGATCCCGTTCGATGTTCTGGAAACAGCGGTCGAGATGGCGAAGCAAAGCCCGTTCGGGCTGTCCGCGTCGATTTTTACGGCCGATGTGGCGAAAGCGCGGGAACTCGCGGCTTCGATCCCGTCCGGGAGCGTGGTCGTGAACGACGTTCTCGCGCCGACGGCGCACCCGGCCACCCCGTTCGGCGGTCGCGGGGCGAGCGGGTGGGGCGTGACGCAGGGCGCGGAGGGGCTACTCGCGATGACCGTTCCGCAGGTGGTTACGGTCCGGGGCGGGACGTTCCGCCCGCACTTCGACGAAGCGGTGAACCCCGACCCGGCGACCGAGCAAATCGTTCACGGACTGATCCGGTGGACCCATGCCCGCGGGTTGAGCGAGCAGGTGCGCGGGCTGTGGCAAATGATGAAAGGGATCGGGCGAACGGCGCGGCGGAAGGCCGCCGGCAGCGACGCACAGCCGACCGCATCAGACAGCACCGGTTCCGCCCGGTGA
- a CDS encoding HEAT repeat domain-containing protein produces MTTADDPLPALIRELRSQSPADRTRAAKDLGRLGWLAREALPALVGALQDDDAKVRESAAHAVGLMGPEALPALVEMLGHDDKYVRRNAVWALGKLGPLARPALNDLCLALKDADPRTASGAAQALGGLGADGADAVPPLAEAMRGTNIVLCRLAAKALSQIGPPALATLIAHLQHADPFIRGESALAIGWMGGTARSAVPFLARVVRGPESALVRTPGPLSKTPTAIVPPDSDTTTPPQINDSGDASADVNCRVYAAQALGRIGPAAIGALADLRDASLGAPESVRQAAEQAIRHIQGL; encoded by the coding sequence ATGACCACCGCCGACGACCCACTGCCCGCACTGATCCGCGAGCTGCGCAGCCAAAGCCCGGCCGACCGGACGCGCGCCGCCAAGGATCTGGGGCGCCTCGGCTGGCTGGCCCGCGAGGCGCTCCCCGCACTCGTCGGCGCGCTCCAGGACGACGACGCCAAGGTGCGCGAGTCCGCCGCACACGCCGTCGGCCTCATGGGGCCGGAGGCGCTGCCCGCTCTCGTCGAAATGCTCGGCCACGACGACAAATACGTCCGCCGCAACGCGGTCTGGGCGCTGGGCAAACTCGGCCCGCTCGCCCGGCCGGCGCTCAACGACCTTTGCCTGGCCCTCAAGGACGCCGACCCGCGGACCGCCTCCGGCGCGGCGCAGGCGCTCGGCGGGCTCGGCGCCGACGGGGCCGACGCCGTCCCGCCCCTGGCCGAAGCCATGCGCGGTACGAACATCGTCCTGTGCCGGCTCGCGGCCAAGGCGCTCTCCCAGATCGGGCCGCCGGCGCTCGCCACCCTCATCGCGCACTTGCAACACGCCGACCCGTTCATCCGCGGCGAATCGGCGCTGGCGATCGGGTGGATGGGCGGCACGGCCCGCTCGGCGGTGCCGTTCCTCGCGCGCGTCGTCCGCGGCCCGGAATCGGCCCTGGTCCGCACCCCCGGCCCGCTCTCGAAGACGCCCACGGCCATCGTACCGCCCGACAGCGACACCACCACCCCGCCGCAGATCAACGACTCGGGGGACGCGTCCGCCGACGTGAACTGTCGCGTCTACGCCGCACAGGCGCTCGGGCGCATCGGCCCGGCCGCCATCGGCGCGCTGGCCGACCTCCGCGACGCCAGCCTTGGCGCGCCCGAGTCCGTCCGTCAGGCCGCCGAACAAGCCATTCGCCACATCCAGGGGTTGTGA